The following are encoded together in the Gordonia insulae genome:
- a CDS encoding alpha/beta fold hydrolase, translating to MTPAFRFADIRGARIAWNQTGRGPAVIWAHGMSSSSYAEESAGQFDWRPVSSAHRLIRYDARGHGRSSGGRTPDEYTWPELGRDLLALLDVVAPGEPVAAIGSSMGTATILYAARAQPDRFDRLVLTTPPTIWDTRAAMATQRIADAVEIERDGLAAYMRAAPNTPASPALAEAARHVSPVDVPSAIYPWVLRGSAISDLPPPEELAALDLPTLILSWTADEAHPVSSGERLAATLPTARLEVAATPEGLRRWPGMVAGFLNSSSR from the coding sequence ATGACGCCGGCATTCCGGTTCGCCGACATCCGCGGCGCGCGGATCGCCTGGAACCAGACCGGTCGCGGTCCGGCGGTGATCTGGGCGCACGGGATGAGTTCGAGCAGCTACGCCGAAGAGTCGGCGGGGCAATTCGATTGGCGCCCGGTCTCTTCGGCGCACCGTCTCATCCGCTATGACGCCCGCGGTCACGGACGGTCCTCGGGTGGGCGTACCCCGGACGAGTACACCTGGCCTGAGCTGGGACGGGACCTGCTCGCGCTGCTGGACGTGGTCGCCCCCGGCGAGCCGGTCGCCGCGATCGGCTCGTCGATGGGCACCGCGACGATACTGTATGCCGCTCGGGCACAACCGGATCGGTTCGATCGGCTGGTGTTGACCACGCCGCCGACCATCTGGGATACCCGGGCTGCGATGGCGACGCAGCGGATTGCCGACGCCGTCGAGATCGAACGTGACGGGCTGGCCGCGTACATGCGGGCCGCGCCGAATACACCGGCATCGCCCGCGCTCGCAGAAGCCGCACGCCACGTCAGCCCGGTCGACGTGCCGTCGGCTATTTATCCGTGGGTGCTCCGCGGTTCGGCGATCTCCGACCTTCCGCCACCGGAAGAGCTTGCTGCGTTGGACCTTCCGACGCTGATCCTCAGCTGGACCGCGGACGAGGCCCATCCGGTGAGCAGTGGCGAACGCCTGGCTGCCACTCTGCCGACCGCACGGCTGGAGGTCGCGGCGACGCCGGAGGGGCTGCGCCGGTGGCCGGGGATGGTGGCAGGGTTCCTCAACAGTTCATCCCGCTGA
- a CDS encoding NAD(P)-dependent alcohol dehydrogenase: protein MPTTVNAYIATAADQPLEATTIQRRDPKPHDVVIDIAYAGICHSDIHTARSEWGRTAFPVVPGHEIAGLVSAVGSEVTRYQVGDRVGVGCFVDSCRECDACKQGEEQYCERGMTGTYNAVDRDGEPTHGGYSTAIVVDENYVCGIPEGIDLDVAAPLLCAGITLYSPLRHWQAGPGKKVAIIGLGGLGHVGVKIAHAMGAEVTVLSQSLKKMEDGHRLGADHYYATSDPDTFTALRNEFDLIINTVSANLDIKQYLSLLAINGTLVELGLPEHPIEVPAFAVTANRRSFAGSMIGGIAETQEMLEFCAEHGIGSEIEVIGADKINEAYDRVVASDVRYRFVIDTATL from the coding sequence ATGCCCACCACCGTCAACGCCTACATCGCCACCGCTGCTGACCAGCCGCTCGAGGCGACCACCATCCAACGCCGGGACCCCAAGCCGCACGACGTCGTCATCGACATCGCCTATGCCGGCATCTGTCATTCCGACATCCACACCGCGCGTTCGGAGTGGGGACGTACCGCGTTCCCGGTGGTTCCCGGCCACGAGATCGCCGGGTTGGTGTCGGCCGTCGGCTCCGAGGTGACGCGTTATCAGGTCGGCGATCGAGTCGGCGTCGGCTGTTTCGTCGACTCATGCCGTGAGTGCGACGCCTGCAAACAGGGCGAGGAGCAGTACTGCGAACGCGGGATGACCGGCACCTACAACGCGGTCGATCGCGACGGCGAGCCCACCCACGGCGGGTACAGCACCGCGATCGTCGTCGATGAGAACTATGTGTGCGGGATTCCGGAAGGCATCGACCTCGACGTCGCCGCGCCGCTGCTGTGCGCCGGCATCACCCTGTACTCGCCCTTGCGCCACTGGCAGGCCGGGCCGGGCAAGAAGGTCGCGATCATCGGTCTCGGCGGGCTTGGCCACGTCGGCGTCAAGATCGCACACGCGATGGGTGCCGAGGTCACCGTGCTCTCGCAGTCGCTCAAGAAGATGGAGGACGGACACCGTCTCGGCGCCGACCACTACTACGCCACCAGCGATCCCGACACCTTCACGGCGCTGCGCAACGAGTTCGACCTGATCATCAACACCGTGTCGGCGAACCTGGACATCAAGCAGTACCTCAGCCTGCTGGCCATCAACGGCACGCTCGTCGAGCTCGGGCTGCCCGAGCATCCCATCGAGGTGCCGGCCTTCGCGGTCACGGCCAACCGGCGCAGCTTCGCCGGCTCGATGATCGGCGGCATCGCCGAGACCCAGGAGATGCTCGAGTTCTGCGCCGAGCACGGCATCGGATCCGAGATCGAGGTCATCGGCGCGGACAAGATCAACGAGGCGTATGACCGTGTGGTCGCGAGTGACGTGCGGTACCGGTTCGTGATCGACACGGCGACGCTGTGA
- a CDS encoding MFS transporter → MAALPDIPTFRRLFTAQVVSLLGTGLMTVALGLLAFDLAGRDAGTVLGSALAVKMIAYVVMAPVMRAVCARLPARTVMVGADAVRVLMAAALPWVGEVWQIYLLVFALQSASATFTPTFQSVIATVVPDRDDYTRAVSASRIAYDLESVASPMIAAVLLGMMGYSCLFVGTAVGFTASAVLVVTSGLPTVRRAADVGSATVRGFWGRATVGLQIMWSRTALRGLLCANVAAAATTAVVVVGSVVYIRSTLRFGDSMLAVALAVFGAGSVAAALASPRLLRTVTAGRIVVGGSMVCASGLTGLAIMLAFGPELVALLALWLVLGAGTSLITTASMRLLRDHTDDRDRDAVFTAQFSASHAAFLVTYPVAGWGPGVVGPSVTPLLLAAFAAVAGLAALRIWRRVEPSGHDRAARSPTMAGEALTG, encoded by the coding sequence GTGGCCGCGCTCCCCGACATCCCGACGTTCCGGCGCCTCTTCACCGCCCAGGTCGTCTCCCTGCTCGGCACCGGACTGATGACCGTCGCCCTGGGATTGCTGGCTTTCGACCTCGCGGGGCGCGACGCCGGCACCGTGCTGGGAAGTGCGCTCGCCGTCAAGATGATCGCCTACGTCGTGATGGCACCGGTGATGCGTGCCGTCTGCGCGAGACTTCCGGCGCGCACGGTCATGGTGGGCGCCGATGCCGTGCGGGTCCTGATGGCCGCGGCACTGCCGTGGGTCGGCGAGGTGTGGCAGATCTACCTGCTGGTGTTCGCCCTGCAGTCGGCGTCGGCGACGTTCACCCCGACGTTCCAGTCGGTGATCGCGACCGTGGTGCCCGATCGTGACGACTACACGCGCGCGGTGTCGGCGTCGCGGATCGCCTATGACCTGGAGTCGGTCGCCAGCCCGATGATCGCTGCGGTTCTGCTCGGCATGATGGGCTACTCGTGTCTCTTCGTCGGCACCGCGGTCGGGTTCACGGCATCGGCTGTCCTGGTGGTGACATCGGGCCTGCCGACGGTCCGCCGAGCTGCCGACGTCGGCTCCGCGACGGTGCGCGGCTTCTGGGGCCGCGCCACCGTCGGACTGCAGATCATGTGGTCGCGAACCGCGCTCCGCGGCCTGCTGTGCGCGAATGTCGCTGCCGCCGCGACCACCGCGGTCGTCGTCGTCGGCTCCGTCGTCTACATCCGGTCGACGCTCCGGTTCGGCGACTCGATGCTCGCCGTTGCCCTCGCCGTCTTCGGCGCCGGCTCGGTCGCCGCAGCGCTCGCGTCGCCCCGTCTGCTGCGGACGGTGACCGCCGGTCGGATCGTCGTCGGCGGCTCGATGGTGTGCGCATCCGGGTTGACCGGGCTCGCGATCATGCTGGCGTTCGGCCCGGAACTCGTTGCGCTGCTGGCTCTCTGGCTTGTCCTCGGCGCGGGTACCTCGTTGATCACCACCGCGTCGATGCGGTTGTTACGCGATCACACCGACGACCGAGATCGGGATGCGGTGTTCACCGCCCAGTTCTCGGCGTCTCATGCCGCCTTCCTGGTCACCTACCCGGTCGCCGGGTGGGGACCGGGCGTCGTCGGACCATCGGTCACCCCGCTGCTGCTCGCCGCGTTCGCGGCGGTGGCCGGACTGGCCGCCCTGCGCATCTGGCGTCGCGTCGAGCCGTCGGGCCACGACCGCGCGGCCCGGTCACCTACGATGGCGGGCGAGGCGCTGACCGGCTGA
- a CDS encoding ArsR/SmtB family transcription factor → MVDETTSPRDIRSLHHSVEPDPALLSTATSVFAMLADPTRLHIVWLLSDGEADVSALTEATGASRTAVSQHLAKLRFTGLVDTRRDGRRMIYRLRDGHLSRLIEEALNHADHRLTGEPAHD, encoded by the coding sequence ATGGTGGACGAGACGACGTCACCACGTGACATCCGAAGCCTGCATCACTCCGTCGAACCCGATCCCGCGCTGCTGAGCACCGCGACGTCGGTGTTCGCGATGCTCGCCGACCCCACCCGGCTGCACATCGTGTGGCTGCTCTCCGACGGCGAGGCCGACGTGAGTGCACTGACCGAGGCCACGGGTGCATCGCGCACCGCGGTCAGCCAGCATCTCGCGAAGCTGCGATTCACCGGCCTGGTCGACACTCGCCGTGACGGCCGTCGGATGATCTATCGATTGCGCGACGGGCATCTCAGCCGACTGATCGAGGAAGCGCTCAATCACGCCGATCATCGACTGACCGGGGAACCGGCGCACGACTGA
- a CDS encoding metal ABC transporter substrate-binding protein, with product MSAARRYAFAVLAVLAVALSSACSVTTTTDRPTVLTTFTVLADIARNVAGEHADVNSLTKFGAEIHGYEPTPGDLHKAVDASLVVVNGLHLDDWFERFLDDIHVPRIVASDGIAPIPISSTPGDVTTSGAKPNPHAWMSPVAVKTYADNIAAGLARIDPGHADDYRSNAADYGARLDAEQRRLASAVAALPANERALVSCEGAFSYLARDTGLTEHYIWPVNSEQEATPQQMRRTVDFVRDRQVPAVFCESTVNDAPMRQVQNSTGARFGGILYVDSLSEPDGPVPTYLDLLRHDINTIVDGLTGKDAAHVEP from the coding sequence ATGTCAGCGGCCCGGCGGTACGCATTCGCGGTTCTCGCGGTGCTCGCCGTCGCCCTGTCCAGCGCCTGCTCGGTCACGACGACGACGGACCGCCCCACCGTGCTGACCACCTTCACCGTGCTCGCCGACATCGCCCGCAACGTCGCCGGCGAGCATGCGGACGTCAACTCGCTGACGAAGTTCGGGGCCGAGATCCACGGCTACGAGCCGACGCCAGGTGATCTGCACAAGGCCGTCGACGCCTCCCTCGTCGTGGTCAACGGACTGCACCTCGACGACTGGTTCGAGCGGTTCCTCGACGACATCCACGTGCCCAGGATCGTCGCGTCCGACGGCATCGCGCCGATCCCGATCAGTTCGACCCCTGGCGACGTGACCACGTCCGGTGCCAAACCCAATCCACACGCCTGGATGTCCCCGGTCGCGGTGAAGACCTACGCCGACAACATCGCCGCGGGCCTGGCCCGGATCGATCCCGGACACGCCGACGACTACCGGAGCAACGCCGCGGACTACGGCGCGCGCCTCGACGCCGAGCAGCGACGGTTGGCGTCCGCCGTCGCCGCGCTGCCCGCCAACGAACGCGCCCTGGTGTCATGCGAGGGGGCATTCAGCTACCTCGCCCGCGACACCGGCCTCACCGAGCACTACATCTGGCCGGTCAACTCGGAGCAGGAGGCCACGCCTCAACAGATGCGCCGCACCGTCGACTTCGTCCGGGATCGTCAGGTGCCGGCGGTCTTCTGCGAGTCGACCGTCAACGATGCCCCGATGCGTCAGGTGCAGAACTCCACCGGGGCGCGGTTCGGCGGCATCCTGTACGTGGATTCGCTCTCCGAACCGGACGGGCCGGTACCGACCTACCTCGACCTGCTCCGCCACGACATCAACACCATCGTCGACGGACTGACCGGAAAGGACGCAGCGCATGTGGAACCGTGA